In Populus nigra chromosome 10, ddPopNigr1.1, whole genome shotgun sequence, the following proteins share a genomic window:
- the LOC133706028 gene encoding homocysteine S-methyltransferase 3-like produces MELGIVETSSRLMTDFLQKCGGYAVVDGGFATELERHGADLNDPLWSAKCLISSPHLVRKVHLDYLHAGANIIITASYQATVQGFVAKGLSEEEAELLLRRSVEIACEAREIYYDKCTTKGSLDYIESGNISRRPVLVAASIGSYGAYLADGSEYSGKYGDAVSLKTLKDFHRRRLQILAKSGADLIAFETIPNKLEAKAYAELLEEEEINIPAWFSFNSKDGINVVSGDSILECASIADSCKRVVAVGINCTPPSFIHGLVLSIQKATSKPIVIYPNSGETYNAELKQWVKSSGVVVDEDFVSYIGKWREAGASLFGGCCRTTPNTIRAISRVLSKYP; encoded by the exons ATGGAATTGGGAATCGTTGAAACTTCGTCGAGGTTGATGACGGATTTCCTCCAGAAATGTGGTGGCTATGCTGTTGTTGATGGCGGCTTCGCCACTGAACTTGAACGACATGGTGCTGACCTTAACGACCCTCTCTGGAGTGCCAAATGCCTCATCAGTTCTCCTCATCTTGTTAGAAAG GTTCACCTAGATTATCTTCATGCTGGTGCAAACATCATAATAACAGCATCTTATcag GCTACTGTTCAGGGTTTTGTGGCTAAAGGTTTGTCTGAAGAAGAAGCTGAGTTATTGCTTAGGAGAAGTGTTGAAATTGCATGCGAGGCAAGGGAAATTTACTATGACAAATGTACTACCAAAGGTTCTTTGGATTACATTGAAAGTGGAAATATCTCAAGACGTCCTGTTTTAGTTGCTGCTTCCATTGGCAGCTATGGTGCTTATTTGGCCGATGGCTCCGAGTATAG TGGGAAATATGGTGATGCAGTTTCTCTAAAAACATTGAAGGATTTTCACAGGAGAAGGTTACAGATTCTAGCGAAATCAGGTGCTGACCTGATTGCGTTTGAGACAATTCCGAATAAGCTCGAGGCAAAG GCTTATGCTGAGCTTCTTGAGGaggaagagataaatattcctGCATGGTTCTCTTTTAATTCCAAGGATGGAATTAATGTGGTCAGTGGTGATTCCATCCTTGAGTGTGCCTCCATTGCAGATTCCTGCAAACGAGTTGTTGCTGTTGGAATCAATTGTACCCCTCCAAGTTTTATCCATGGACTTGTTCTCTCCATCCAAAAG GCAACAAGTAAGCCAATAGTCATATATCCCAACAGCGGCGAGACGTACAATGCTGAGCTTAAGCAGTGGGTG AAATCAAGTGGAGTGGTAGTAGATGAAGACTTTGTCTCATACATAGGTAAGTGGCGTGAAGCCGGGGCTTCTCTATTTGGAGGCTGCTGCAGGACTACCCCAAATACCATCAGAGCTATAAGCAGGGTTCTCTCCAAATATCCTTAA
- the LOC133704748 gene encoding protein RDM1 — protein MKRTIPWTDPVDVISSDESSSSDSEIELNDGLDGQRLSNYVTIDQPFKEMTSEGVLIRRAEMYQDYMRHIPIPVQRGSAIPFSSWVGLGKSIKQLYQQPLHYLTNILLNTWDQQRIGSEDEHRPLDIMIHPCKAEATIWLVEEVHRRTSSHHHVAKIWQSDPMHHAFVDSIFPKL, from the exons ATGAAGAGGACAATACCATGGACTGACCCGGTTGATGTTATATCATCGGATGAATCTTCTTCCTCGGATTCAGAGATAGAGCTTAATGATGGACTTGATGGCCAGCGGTTATCCAATTATGTTACAATCGATCAACCCTTCAAAGAAATGACATCTGAGG GTGTGTTGATTAGAAGGGCAGAAATGTATCAAGATTACATGAGGCATATCCCTATCCCAGTACAACGTGGCTCTGCCATCCCATTTTCCTCATGGGTGGGGTTAGGCAAATCCATCAAGCAACTATATCAGCAGCCCTTGCATTACCTCACCAACATTCTTCTAAATACATGGGATCAACAACGAATTGGCAGTGAGGACGAGCATAGGCCCTTGGATATCATGATTCATCCTTGTAAAGCTGAAGCCACCATCTGGCTTGTTGAAGAAGTTCACAGGCGCACATCATCACATCATCACGTGGCTAAAATCTGGCAATCTGACCCAATGCACCATGCTTTTGTAGACTCCATTTTCCCAAAGTTATGA
- the LOC133705509 gene encoding serine/threonine-protein kinase STY13-like, with amino-acid sequence MDSKTSGEAGDVMPEKKPDSQEGSANSKVKGIGGVSSKDMFFRADKIDLKSLDAQLEKHLSRVWSRNTEIQRPKEEWEIDSSKLEIRHEVARGTFGTVYRGTYDNQDVAVKMLDWGEDGIATTAETTAVRASFQQEVAVWHKLDHPNVTKFVGASMGTSNLKIPAKNPSDGYISLPARACCVVVEYLPGGTLKHYLIRNSRKKLAFKVVIQLALDLSRGLSYLHSKKIVHRDVKTENMLLDSHRNLKIADFGVARVEAQNPCDMTGETGTLGYMAPEVLDGKPYNRRCDVYSFGICLWEIYCCDMPYPNLSFADVSSAVVRQNLRPEIPRCCPSSLANVMRKCWDGNAEKRPEMAEVVKMLEAVDTSKGGGMIPEDQASVCFCLTPARGP; translated from the exons ATGGATTCAAAAACAAGCGGTGAGGCTGGTGATGTCATGCCAGAGAAGAAACCGGATAGCCAGGAAGGTAGTGCCAATTCAAAGGTGAAAGGTATAGGAGGTGTGAGTAGCAAAGATATGTTTTTTCGAGCTGATAAAATCGATCTCAAAAGCTTGGATGCACAGCTTGAGAAGCACCTAAGCAGGGTTTGGTCAAGGAACACCGAAATCCAAAGGCCTAAAGAAGAGTGGGAAATTGATTCGTCTAAATTGGAAATAAGGCACGAGGTAGCCCGTGGTACTTTTGGGACCGTGTATCGTGGTACTTATGATAACCAAGATGTTGCAG TGAAAATGTTGGACTGGGGGGAGGATGGTATTGCCACAACTGCTGAAACCACTGCTGTGCGGGCATCATTTCAGCAAGAGGTTGCTGTCTGGCACAAGCTTGACCATCCTAATGTTACAAAA tttgTTGGAGCATCAATGGGAACTTCAAACCTGAAAATTCCTGCCAAAAACCCATCTGATGGTTACATCTCCCTTCCTGCTAGGGCATGCTGTGTTGTTGTTGAGTATCTCCCTGGTGGGACGCTTAAACACTACTTGATAAGAAATAGTCGAAAAAAACTTGCTTTTAAGGTTGTGATCCAACTTGCTTTGGATCTCTCTAGGGG TCTTAGCTATCTACATTCAAAGAAGATTGTACATCGTGATGTCAAGACTGAAAACATGTTACTAGATTCTCATAGAAATCTCAAAATTGCTGATTTTGGTGTTGCCCGTGTTGAAGCTCAGAATCCATGTGACATGACTGGTGAAACTGGCACACTTGGATACATGGCCCCAGAG GTTCTTGATGGCAAACCGTATAACAGAAGATGTGATGTCTACAGCTTTGGCATCTGCTTATGGGAAATATATTGTTGTGACATGCCTTACCCTAATCTTAGCTTCGCTGATGTCTCCTCTGCTGTTGTTCGACAG AATTTACGGCCAGAGATTCCAAGATGTTGTCCAAGTTCTTTAGCAAATGTCATGCGAAAATGCTGGGATGGAAATGCAGAAAAACGTCCTGAAATGGCTGAGGTGGTGAAAATGTTAGAAGCGGTTGATACAAGCAAGGGAGGAGGGATGATACCTGAAGACCAGGCATCTGTCTGTTTCTGTTTGACCCCTGCTCGCGGACCCTAA